GTCCAGTGTTGCGGTCCCTTTAAGTCAATGGCTAGAACGCGGCAGTGTCGCACTGCCTATGAGCGGATGGGCTTTCGCCCTCGCCTGTCAGGCCATGATGATCCTATTCCCTTTGGTTATTTGGTTTACTGGAAAATTCACTCCGCACACTCAGCCTCCACGCAACGCCGTCGAGCCTAACGTCAATGTTTGGCGCTCACGAACGGCATGGCAGGTTGCTGGGTTTCTCGCGGTCAATTCTCTGTTTAATTATATTGTTATCGCTTGGATACCATCGATTTTAATTGCTTTTGGCTATAGCGACACCACCGCTGGGCTATATCAAGGCTATATGCAATTAGCAGGTGCATTACCCTCGTTGATACTCACGCCCTTCATAAACCGTTTAGGGAGTCATCGTCGACTGTGTCTAATCGCCACCAGCTTAACGTGGTTAAGTATATTGGGATTACTTTTCCTGCCAAGCTGGTCAGGTGTATGGGCTATCTTATTTGGTTTTGGGATCTGCATGGGTTTTATTATGGGATTATCTTTTGTGGCACTACGAACGACGAGTACTCGACAAGCGGCTGCATTATCAGGGATGGCACAACTTATTGGTTACACTTTAGCGGCGCTAGGTCCCGTTATGATCGGTGCATTACATGATTGGCAACATTCATGGACGGGCGCATTACTTGCACTATTAGTGATTGGTTTTATATGGATCTTATTGGGTTGGTTTGCCAGTCCCAAACCTATGCACGTCGACAAATAACGGCTTACTCGCGTTTGCGCGAGTGGCGTTAAATGGGATGGGCACAGCGACAGCATGGACGCACGGCAAAGGGCAATCACGCTCTAAGTGGATAAGCTCATGGTGATGTGAGTATCCCTTTAAGCCGAACGCTTCCTTTTCTTAGATGATCACGTAAAATCTTTCTATTCCCAATATTCAAGGATGACATATGTTACTCGAAGGCATAGAAACGCTCATGGTGCTGGCAGAAGCTAAAACAATGAGTAAAACAGGCAGCATGCTATATATCAGCCAATCAGCGGTCAGTAAACGTATTCGCCACTTAGAAAAAAAACTGGGGAAAAAACTGATCGAGCCGCAGGGAAGGTATGTCCGCCTTACGCCAGAGGCAAACACCCTGCTGGATAATATAGGCCCGACCTTCAATGAGCTACGAGGGAAAATCTACGAACAGAGTCTCTCAACGCCTAATGACATCCCGATTAAGATAGACTGCTCTGAAACGTTAATTTCTGGATATTTCAGTACGTTGTTGTCCACCGCGATTCAGAAAGATAGTCGCATTATTCTCTCGACGAATCACACACCAAGAATCATTGAAAATGTCGTTTCTGGTAAAGCAACTATGGGATTATGTGCGGGTTATTTACCGGCACATACAGGATTGCTCACCTTTCATTTATTTGATGAGCCCTTTTATATTTTAAGCCAAGCACCGTTAACAGATCTGCCGTCCCACGTTATTACCACGGATTTAAGTAACTCAGCGAATGCCTATCAGGCCGTGATTCTCAATCAACTGCAAATAACATCAGCCATGCAGTTAGACTCGTATACCGCCGCCGCCCATTTAGCGTTAAGTGGTGCGACGCCGGCCTTAATCCCTTTATCGATCATTAATGCGTTAAATATTGCCCCCCAGCACCTACACTATTTTACCGAGCTCAATGAACTCACTCGCCCAGTGCACATTTGTGTACGGCAAAATAATTACAACTTACCGCGTGTTAAAACGCTGATTGAGGAGTTTTACGCCTACCATGATCCAAATGCTTTTTTACCTTCTTAATCGATATCAATGCATGCCAGTCATTGTTGGAATAATACGCTAAAAATAGTCAAAATACTGCTGCTGAGCTTGAGGCGAATCAACGTCATTAGCGAGCAATAATTGTAGTAAAATCCTAGATTTATGTGGATTTAGACTGCGACAGGCAATAAAGTTTAACTCATCATCGTCCACTTCTAAGTTGCGATAGGCATGTCCAGTATTCAAGCGGGTAGAGCGTACTATGCTTTTACCTTGTGCCGCTAATGCTTGCAGTTCATCCATCAACCAACGCGGAGCATTACCGTGCCCTACCCCCGCAATCACGACACCTTTTATGTTCTCATCACGCAAGACCAAGAGCGTCGATTTTTCCATATTCGCTGATACATAAATAATCGGCACACTCGGCCAGAGGCCAGCACTTGGTAAAGTCAATTGCTCCGTGAACACGGGCGGCATCACCTGAGTAAAATAATCGACCCTCTTCGGTGTCACTCGCCCTAACTCACCCACCGGGTAACTAGCAAAGCCATCAATGCCATCGGTACGAGATTTATAGACAGTACGCCCTTGCAAAATTCGATCACCAGAAATCGCGATAATACCTTGAGACTGTGGATGAGCAGCGACTTGTATTGCATTCGCTAACGCCCTTTCGCCATCCGAGCCAAGGGTATTGGCGGTACGCATTGCGCCCACCAACACAATGGGACACGTTGGCTGCAAGGTTAGCTCTAATAAAAAAGCGGATTCCTCCAGCGTATCCGTACCATGAGAGACCACGATTCCATCAGCCGCATTATTCATGGATATCTCTCGAATACGTGTCAATAAAACATCCCAAATATGATCATCGACATCTTGTGAACTGACCGACGCGAGCGTTTCACAACTCACACTGACCGTGGCATTCACGGCGATTAAATCCGCCACATCCACGCCACCGGACTGATACGTCGATGACTGCTCACTATCGGTGTTACTGGTAATTGTACCGCCAGTCGACAGTACAATAATATGTTGCTTAGGCATGTGTTCTCCTCACCGCCAAATTGTTATAAATCATTGCCCATCAAGGCGTCATGCTTAATAAAACTATTCAATCACATGCAGCAATACAATCGATCTCAATTGTGACGCCAAAATGCAGATCGCGCGTTGGGACAATAGTGCGCACAGGCTTATGTACGACGAAATATTCACCGCAAATTTGGTTAACTTCATCCCATAGCTCAACACTTGAGATATATACCACCAGCTTAATAACCTGATTCAGGTCAGTATTCGCTTCAGCCAAGATAAGTTTCAGATTATCAAACACACGTCGCGCTTGAGCTTGAATTGTTCCCGTTACTTTCTTGCCCGAATCCGGGTCAATCGGTAACTGCCCAGATACGTAGAGCAGTCCTTGGTGTTTAATCGCTTGGCTGTAGTGGCCTGCAGGCTTGAGTGCATTATTTGTTTGTATATATTCCATTGTCATCAGTCAGCCTATTGATTATCGGTCAGCAAAGTTTGAATAGTATTGGTTGATTTCAACCCATTTCCGGTTACCACGCCAACTGTCACCTGTCCTGCGGTAATCTCATGGCGCTCAATCAGCGTCTGAATACCTGCAAATGCGGTTGCAGACGTCGGTTCAATAAAGAAGCCTTGTTTCCCCATGGTATGTAACGCACTGGCGATCTGCTCTTCATTAACACTCACGAACCCACCTTGAGATTCACGTACAAAGTGAATAATTTCATTGATTCTAGATGAGCGTTGAATTTTAATGCCCTCAGCCAAAGTCTTCGTCGAGGTAATTTCGATATCTTCATGATTAAATTGCTGCACAAAAGGCTGAATACCTTCCGTTTGAATACCAAATAAACGTGGTATTTTATCAATCTCACCACTTCTCAATAACTCTTGGAAACCTAAATAAGCCCCCGCTAACAAACTGCCATTACCGGCTGGTGCAATAAAGTTATCGGGCGCTTGATAACCGCACTGCTCCCAAAGCTCATACGCTATCGATTTGACTCCTTCAATAAACAAGGGATGCCAATTATGACCGACATAATAACTACTATGAGTCTGAATACTGTTCATGGCCGCATTCGCCACATCTTCTCGAGATCCGGCAATCTCGATACATTGCGCTCCATAAAGCCGAGTCTGTACCGTTTTTCCCAAGGACGTACCAGCCGGCACAAATATATGACAATCAAAGTCTCCTTTAGCCGCATAACCGGCATATGCCGAGCCACCATTACCACTCGAATCTTCGGCAATCGAACGCACGCCTTGCTGGCTAAGATAGTTGACCACCATCGCAGCACCGCGATCTTTAAAAGACCCTGTCGGCATGAGCGAATCCATTTTTGCGAAAATATCAACATCGCCGATGCGTGCTGATGCGAGCGGTGTAATGGTTTCATTAAAAGAAATAGTGATCGATTCTTTGCTCAGCGGATACGCCTTTGCGTAGCGCCACATCGTAAAGTCATTAGAAATAAGGTCAGCTTTGGTCAAACTAAAGTCGGACTTTACCCATAACGCCGCGCCACACTCACAACGAATTAAAAGCGGATTAGGCTCATATTCTTTGTCACAATGCATACAGTTATATTTCACGTCTCACACCTGTTTAATCATTCGTCTTCACGCCAGCATACAAACTTCTGGTGTTTGCCCGTTAGAGAAACTCAGGTATATGTTCTATTCCTAATTGGAATAGAACATATCAGACACATTGGCGAGGTAAGCACGCAACGCTAACCACAAAAAAACGAGCCCAAAGGCTCGTTTTTATTTAGATAGGTAGTTCCACTTCACTTACTTTTTATTTTTAGGGGTTAA
This DNA window, taken from Vibrio palustris, encodes the following:
- a CDS encoding asparaginase; the encoded protein is MPKQHIIVLSTGGTITSNTDSEQSSTYQSGGVDVADLIAVNATVSVSCETLASVSSQDVDDHIWDVLLTRIREISMNNAADGIVVSHGTDTLEESAFLLELTLQPTCPIVLVGAMRTANTLGSDGERALANAIQVAAHPQSQGIIAISGDRILQGRTVYKSRTDGIDGFASYPVGELGRVTPKRVDYFTQVMPPVFTEQLTLPSAGLWPSVPIIYVSANMEKSTLLVLRDENIKGVVIAGVGHGNAPRWLMDELQALAAQGKSIVRSTRLNTGHAYRNLEVDDDELNFIACRSLNPHKSRILLQLLLANDVDSPQAQQQYFDYF
- a CDS encoding MFS transporter, with amino-acid sequence MNNSRRITEKNTLYLLLFILFIALNLRGPVTGLPPLLESISRDLQLSSTQSGLLTSIPLLAFAVFAPVASWLTRYFHIERLLASGVGLIAFGMAIRSVGNISVLYLGAIFIGAGIAIGNVLLPSLLKREYPQHIVQLTALYVLMMSVGGFVMSSVAVPLSQWLERGSVALPMSGWAFALACQAMMILFPLVIWFTGKFTPHTQPPRNAVEPNVNVWRSRTAWQVAGFLAVNSLFNYIVIAWIPSILIAFGYSDTTAGLYQGYMQLAGALPSLILTPFINRLGSHRRLCLIATSLTWLSILGLLFLPSWSGVWAILFGFGICMGFIMGLSFVALRTTSTRQAAALSGMAQLIGYTLAALGPVMIGALHDWQHSWTGALLALLVIGFIWILLGWFASPKPMHVDK
- a CDS encoding RidA family protein — protein: MEYIQTNNALKPAGHYSQAIKHQGLLYVSGQLPIDPDSGKKVTGTIQAQARRVFDNLKLILAEANTDLNQVIKLVVYISSVELWDEVNQICGEYFVVHKPVRTIVPTRDLHFGVTIEIDCIAACD
- a CDS encoding threonine synthase, whose product is MKYNCMHCDKEYEPNPLLIRCECGAALWVKSDFSLTKADLISNDFTMWRYAKAYPLSKESITISFNETITPLASARIGDVDIFAKMDSLMPTGSFKDRGAAMVVNYLSQQGVRSIAEDSSGNGGSAYAGYAAKGDFDCHIFVPAGTSLGKTVQTRLYGAQCIEIAGSREDVANAAMNSIQTHSSYYVGHNWHPLFIEGVKSIAYELWEQCGYQAPDNFIAPAGNGSLLAGAYLGFQELLRSGEIDKIPRLFGIQTEGIQPFVQQFNHEDIEITSTKTLAEGIKIQRSSRINEIIHFVRESQGGFVSVNEEQIASALHTMGKQGFFIEPTSATAFAGIQTLIERHEITAGQVTVGVVTGNGLKSTNTIQTLLTDNQ
- a CDS encoding LysR family transcriptional regulator; translation: MLLEGIETLMVLAEAKTMSKTGSMLYISQSAVSKRIRHLEKKLGKKLIEPQGRYVRLTPEANTLLDNIGPTFNELRGKIYEQSLSTPNDIPIKIDCSETLISGYFSTLLSTAIQKDSRIILSTNHTPRIIENVVSGKATMGLCAGYLPAHTGLLTFHLFDEPFYILSQAPLTDLPSHVITTDLSNSANAYQAVILNQLQITSAMQLDSYTAAAHLALSGATPALIPLSIINALNIAPQHLHYFTELNELTRPVHICVRQNNYNLPRVKTLIEEFYAYHDPNAFLPS